Proteins from one Pantoea cypripedii genomic window:
- a CDS encoding transporter substrate-binding domain-containing protein, with protein MKSHRFWCALSAFIRTGKVFLIFMLFFSQFSHSAFADTLDNIKSKGSMTFGIVTDQPPYGFINEKGQNDGYDIEIARMMAKELGVTPKFVPITASNRIPLLLTGKVDMLICVLGMYPDRAKVIQYLKPYAASAVELYAAKGTNVKSLAELAGHNVAVARGSSVDKMLTSSAPAGTNIQRFDDDSSAIQSLVSGQSDVLAGYSNYFLPLQKASPNKFESKATLEVEYLGIAVRPNQKAYTDWANNFLDKNQTQILANYKKWFGIDRPALPAELPGIPFSVK; from the coding sequence ATGAAAAGTCATCGCTTTTGGTGTGCCCTATCTGCATTTATTAGGACGGGGAAAGTATTTTTAATCTTTATGTTATTCTTTTCTCAGTTTAGTCATTCAGCTTTCGCTGATACGCTGGATAATATTAAATCAAAAGGAAGTATGACATTTGGTATTGTTACAGACCAACCTCCTTATGGATTTATTAATGAAAAAGGACAGAATGACGGCTACGATATTGAAATAGCCAGAATGATGGCAAAAGAATTAGGTGTGACGCCTAAATTCGTCCCTATCACTGCCTCAAACCGTATCCCATTACTGTTAACAGGCAAAGTTGATATGCTTATTTGCGTATTGGGTATGTATCCAGACCGCGCTAAGGTTATTCAATACCTGAAACCTTATGCTGCTTCGGCTGTAGAGCTGTATGCGGCGAAAGGCACAAATGTGAAGTCTCTGGCCGAACTGGCTGGGCATAATGTTGCAGTGGCGCGAGGAAGCTCAGTAGACAAGATGCTCACTTCCAGTGCACCTGCAGGCACTAACATTCAACGTTTCGATGATGATTCATCAGCAATTCAATCCCTTGTTTCCGGGCAGAGCGACGTGTTGGCAGGTTATAGCAACTATTTCCTGCCTCTTCAGAAAGCCAGCCCGAACAAATTTGAAAGTAAAGCAACTCTTGAAGTGGAGTACCTTGGTATTGCCGTGCGTCCTAATCAGAAAGCCTATACCGATTGGGCGAATAATTTCCTGGATAAAAATCAAACTCAGATTCTTGCCAATTACAAAAAATGGTTTGGCATTGATCGCCCGGCATTACCGGCCGAATTACCAGGAATCCCATTCTCAGTAAAATAA
- a CDS encoding amino acid ABC transporter ATP-binding protein, protein MIELHNVNKWYDKHHVLKDVNLTINRGEHIVLCGPSGSGKSTLIRCINHLEQIQQGDIIVNGVKMGLNGKNVDNIRRDVGMVFQQFNLFPHLTVLENCMLAPLRVKSMLKSEARDTAMKFLKRVHIDNHAHKYPAQLSGGQQQRVAIARALCMGPQIMLFDEPTSALDPEMVKEVLDTMISLAEDGITMICVTHEMGFAKAVAHRVIFMDGGQILESAPPQRFFSAPQHQRAQSFLGQILAH, encoded by the coding sequence ATGATCGAGTTGCACAATGTAAATAAATGGTATGATAAACATCATGTTCTTAAAGATGTGAACCTTACTATAAATCGAGGGGAACATATCGTTCTGTGTGGGCCATCAGGTTCCGGCAAGTCTACCCTCATACGCTGTATTAACCACCTTGAACAGATTCAGCAGGGTGATATCATTGTTAATGGCGTAAAAATGGGTTTAAACGGTAAAAATGTTGATAATATTCGGCGTGATGTTGGAATGGTTTTTCAACAATTCAATTTGTTCCCTCATCTTACCGTTTTGGAAAATTGCATGCTTGCACCCTTAAGAGTTAAAAGCATGCTGAAATCTGAAGCACGTGATACGGCCATGAAATTTCTCAAGCGGGTTCATATTGATAATCACGCTCACAAGTATCCTGCTCAGTTATCAGGCGGGCAACAACAGCGAGTGGCAATCGCACGTGCATTATGCATGGGACCGCAGATTATGTTATTTGATGAACCAACCTCGGCCCTTGACCCTGAAATGGTTAAAGAAGTACTTGATACAATGATTTCCCTTGCTGAAGATGGCATCACAATGATTTGTGTTACCCATGAAATGGGCTTTGCAAAAGCTGTTGCCCATCGCGTCATCTTCATGGATGGTGGTCAAATTCTGGAAAGCGCGCCTCCTCAGAGATTTTTTTCCGCTCCCCAGCACCAGCGTGCGCAGTCATTTCTGGGGCAGATACTGGCTCATTAA